One genomic window of Osmia bicornis bicornis chromosome 5, iOsmBic2.1, whole genome shotgun sequence includes the following:
- the LOC114880440 gene encoding uncharacterized protein LOC114880440 isoform X1 — translation MLPSSKLLQEEPATESTAASTSRDPSSVPITLPNTPIDHATDDDPPPYSTIVPPNHIGWTYDFSAIPYSACTSTPCRQTEVPLASFQTSGSCFHPEGTDSQHTSIPMPLMSCRLFMFGSHRSLFSHSNLPFSDNISTSKDSQGKTRRATRQLAIIIFSSDWKEKACLFCDSQSVVESFVLGNRFTEDEDNGIRCHSRWSRSDRFPHGFVVGRTTHYAEKSMAEIIRDLSIIKEKIDKGKRNKKKDLTDAENEKSCRNETGFLRCRFRLNSRVRMLSRYNFCRVDAIAGVIGP, via the exons ATGTTGCCCTCCTCGAAACTGCTGCAGGAAGAGCCAGCGACAGAATCAACCGCGGCGAGCACGTCGCGAGATCCGTCAAGCGTACCGATCACCTTGCCGAACACGCCGATCGACCACGCCACCGACGACGATCCTCCACCTTACTCGACTATCGTTCCGCCGAATCACATCGGTTGGACGTACGACTTTTCGGCGATTCCGTATTCCGCGTGCACCAGCACACCGTGCAGGCAGACCGAGGTGCCATTGGCATCCTTCCAAACGTCGGGCTCGTGTTTCCATCCCGAGGGAACGGATAGTCAGCACACGTCAATCCCGATGCCTTTAATGTCCTGTCGGTTGTTCATGTTCGGCTCTCACAGATCTCTGTTCTCGCACAGCAATCTGCCGTTCTCCGACAACATCTCGACCAGCAAAGATAGCCAAGGAAAGACTCGCA GAGCAACGCGACAATTGGCGATAATCATTTTCAGTAGTGACTGGAAGGAAAAGGCATGTTTATTTTGTGATTCGCAATCGGTTGTCGAGAGTTTCGTTCTTGGAAATCGTTTCACCGAGGACGAGGACAACGG AATACGGTGCCATTCTCGTTGGAGCAGGAGTGATCGTTTTCCTCATGGCTTTGTCGTTGGTCGTACGACTCATTATGCAGAAAAGTCTATGGCAGAGATAATCCGTGATCTCTCAATAATCAAAGAGAAGATCGAtaaaggaaagagaaataaaaagaaagactTGACTGACGCGGAAAACGAAAAGTCATGTCGTAACGAGACAGGTTTTCTTCGTTGTCGATTTAGACTGAACTCGAGAGTAAGAATGTTATCACGGTATAATTTCTGTCGAGTTGATGCAATCGCAGGTGTAATTGGACCGTGA